One Ignavibacteria bacterium genomic window, CATGCCACCACATTCAACGGTGAGTGATCGTAGATGCCTTTCCAGAGATTCCCCTGGAACTTCGTGATGACCTCAAACTCTCCCGTTCGCTCTTCATACCAAGCTTCCGGGATCAGGAAGTCGCGAGGATAGGCCAAACCATTCGCACCGATCGGACCAAGATCCGGGAGTCGGAAAGGGGCTCCATAGTTCTCGATCATATACCCGCGAACCGGACCGTTCACTTCAACACGGAACTTCACGCCGCGCGGAATAACGCAGATCTCCTGAGGCTCAACGTCAACAATACCCATCTCCGTCAGGATTCTGAGCGACCCCAGTTGCGGCACGATAAGCAGCTCACCATCCGCATTGTAGAAGAACGTATCCGTCATGGACGTGTTGGCCGCATACACATGGATCGCCGATCCCGAATGTGTAGTGAGGTCTCCCCCACCAGCCATCGTTGCGATACCCTGAAGCCACGTTGTTGGCGCTGTTGGGAGCGGTAAGGGGCTCCAACGCAACTGATTTGGCGTTGTCTCTACTTCATTGAAGGGCGTAGAGCGGATAAGTCCGTTGTCGATACGCTCGTATGGGCGATGCACAACGCTCGGACGAATACGGTACATCCACGACCGCTTGTTTGCAGACCGCGGTGCGGTAAACGCCGTACCATTGATCTGCTCAACGTACAACCCCAATGGCGGTTTCTGCGGAGAATTCTGCCCTTCCGGCAGTGCCCCCTTTACCGCCTCCGTTGCTACGTCATTGCCGAAGCCGCTCATGTAGCCCATTCCAGACCTCACTGAAGAACAACAACTATTCTGCGCGCCCAGCAGGATTCGAACCTGCGGCCCGCAGCTTAGAAGGCTGCTGCTCTATCCAACTGAGCTATGGGCGCAACACACGAAGTTACGGAGTTACGGAGTTACGGAGTTACGCAGTTACAGAGTTACGGGGTTACAGGGTTACGGGGTTACTCTAGCACTCAAACACTCTAGCAATCTCATTAGCACATTAACACACTAGCACATTAGCACATTAACTCGGGACTATCTCAAACGAACTCAGCGCTTCGTCGATCACCAGGCGGACGGGGCCGTGCGGGGTAGGGAGGAGGTCGGGGTCTCCGTTTTCACCGCCGGAGAGGAAATGGGACTCTCTACGTATGTCAGACAGCCAGGCATAGAGGTCCGCGGACACTGCAACCTCCCGGGGTGCCTGTCCGTGTTCATCTACGTACCGTTCGATGGAGGCCATCAGCTCCTCGAAAGCATCGAACCATTCCATTTGAGCCTCACTTTCCGTGATCTGTCCGTTCCCATTGATAACAGGAAAAGTCGTGCCAAAGTTACACTTGGGGATAAAAAATATTCCGTATTTTGGCTGTCTTCCCCGGGCCCCAACTTTGTTGCACTATCCCTAATAGGGTCAACACGATGGCGGAGGGCCGCGCCAGCGAGTTGACAAGGAGTTTACAATATGTCGGAACAAAACACGGGCGCAACAGAAGACATCTCTATGGAGACGGTCGCTGCTGCCTCGGAACAACCAGCACAATCAGTCCTCGGAGAACGCTCAACCAAGCGGTCGGCAATCGCCGCACTGCTCGGCGGAGAACTCGACGGCTCAGCTATGAATGATGCAGCGTTCCTTCAGCTGTTCGACACCAAGGTGTCTACGCTCAAGGCAGACGATCTCGTTCACGGTACAGTGGTTTCGGTCACCAAGGACGAGATCCTTGTTGATATCGGTTTCAAGTCTCTCGGCGTTGTCCCACGCGCTGAATTCGTAGGCGCCGAACTTCTTGCCCCAGGCGAGACAGTAGACGTCTTCGTTGAGAAGATCGAAGACGGCGAAGGCCGCCTGATGCTCAGCCGCCGTCGCGCTGACTTCATGAAGACATGGGAAGAGATCCTCAAGCTTGCAGAAACGCAAACAGTCACTCCGGTTCGCATCCTTCGCCGCATCAAGGGCGGTATGGTTGTAGATCTTCTCGGGATCGAAGCGTTTCTTCCTGGCTCGCAGATCGACGTTCGTCCGGTACGCGACTTCGATGCATGGGTAGGCCGCACGATCGACGTACGCGTCGTGAAGGTTAACCACCCAAGTGAGAACGTTGTTGTCTCCCACAAGGTCCTCCTCGAAGAGCAACTCACGGAACAACGCGGCAAGATCCTCGAACTGCTCGAAAAGGGTCTCGTTCTCGAAGGTACCGTCAAGGCAATCTCGGACTTCGGTGTATTCGTCGACCTCGGCGGCGTGGACGGCCTCGTTCACATCACAGACCTTTCGTGGGGCCGCGTAGCTCATCCGAGCGAGATCGTTCAACTCGACCAACAGGTCAAGGTTGTTGTTCTCGATTTCGACGAGAACCGCAAGCGCATTTCCCTTGGCATGAAGCAGCTCACGTCGCACCCATGGGACCAGATCGGCGAGAAGTACGAGCCGGGCACAAAGGTTCGCGGAAAGGTTGTCTCCCTTACGGACTACGGTGCATTCATCGAGATCGAAAAGGGCGTGGAAGGCCTCATCCACATCAGCGAAATGAGCTGGACGCAACACGTCAAGCACCCATCACAAGTGGTTTCGCTTGGTCAAATGGTTGACGCCGTTGTCCTCAACATCGATAAGGGCGATCGCAAGCTTGCCCTCGGCATGAAGCAACTCGAGCCGGATCCATGGAACGATCTCATGGCCAAGTATCCTATCGGATCGGTCCATAAGGGTGAAGTTCGCAACCTGACGAACTTCGGCGTCTTCATCGAACTCGAACCAGGCGTTGATGGCCTCGTGCACATCAGTGACCTCTCGTGGACGAAGAAGATCCGTCACCCGGGTGAGTTCGTGAAGAAGGGCGACAGCATTCAAGTTGTTGTTCTTGCCGTCGATAACGAGCATCGTCGTATCTCCCTTGGTCACAAGCAGATCAGCGAAAACCCATGGGATGTGTTTGAAGGTGAATTCGGCGTTGGTACTGAGACAGAAGGCAAGATCGTCCGTCTCATCGACAAGGGTGTCATCGTCGAAATGCCGCAAGGCGTAGATGGCTTCGTCCCTGTCTCCCAACTCTCCTTCGCTCCTGTCCGCGTCATCGCCGACTTCTTCAACGTTGGAGACAATCTCCCGTTGAAGGTTGTTGAGTTCGACAAGGAACAGAAGAAGATCGTTCTCTCTGTAGTTGAATACCTCCGCGCACGCGGCGACGAAGAAGTGGCGAAGTATAACGCCAACCATCCCGTCCCGAATGCCGACAAGTACAACGCAGATGGATCGGCCAACGCAAACACAACGATCGAAGACCTGGAAGACAGCGAACCGATCGCAGAATAATTACCGCACTCCATGCACATCTGTGCAGTCAACGAAGGCCCGCCATTGGCGGGCCTTTTTTTATGTTCCCACTATGGACCTGAAACCCATTCTTGATGAATTGTTCGCGATGACGTTCCATGCCGGCATCAGACCCGGCTTGGAGCGCATCACGGAGCTGTGCTCGCACCTTGATGAACCACATCTGCGCTATCCCGTCATCCACGTTGCCGGCACAAATGGCAAGGGCTCTACCTGCTCCATGTTAGCCTCGATCCTCACCCACGCCGGGTACAAGGTTGGCCTCTACACCTCGCCGCACATCAGGCAGTTCAACGAACGTATTCGCATCAACGGTACAATGATCTCCGATGAGGACGTGGCTCGTCTGGCTCGCCCCTTAATGGACCAGGCAAAGTCGTTCGGTGGAACGTTCTTTGAGGTCACCACAGCAATGGCATTCCAATACTTTGCCGAGCGCAGAGTTGAGGTTGCGATCATTGAGACGGGGCTTGGCGGACGTTTTGATGCAACGAACATCGTACAGCCATTCCTGAGCATCATCACGCAGATCGATATCGACCACACGGAATACCTCGGCACAACACTTCCGCAGATCGCCGGCGAAAAGGCCGGGATCATCAAACAGGGGGCTCCTGTCGTGATCGGACATCGTTCCGGCATTGTGGTAAATGGACGGCCCGTTCCCGACATCCGAGATGTCTTCGTTCGTAAGGCAGAGTCCGCCAATACTCCGATCTCGTTCGCAGAAGACACGATCTATGTGGAAATGGATGCGATCCACCCCGACCTTACGATGACGGTGAGTGTTACGAATGACGCGGATCGCAAGTACTACACAACCGACCTCTGTGGTCAGCATCAAACGAGCAACATCGCCACAGTGATCGCTGCCCTGCCGGCCATCAGTGAACTGTACTTCGTCGAAGAGCCACACATACGAGAAGGACTGCTTCGCGTGAAGTCAACCTCTGGACTTTACGGACGATGCGACCTCATCAATGTAGATCCTTTCACAGTGATCGATGTATCGCACAATCCCGGAGGCATTGCTGCCCTGCGAGACACGCTCATCGCCTCCGGCAAAACGCCGAACAGCATGCAGGTGGTCTTTGGTGCGATGTCCGATAAGGACGTGGCTGGTATGATCGACGCCATCGCCCCGCTTGCACACACCCTACACCTATGCTCTCCTGCTCTCCCGCGCGCCCTTGCTGTGGAAGAGCTCCTCAACCTGGCCCTGTCACGAGGCATCATGAACGCCGTAGCCCATTCGAGCGTGGCTCACGCCTACAAGGCAGCAATAGCTCATGGCCCAACCGTTGTGTGCGGGAGTTTCCATGTGATCGATGAAGTCATGCTAATGTGCTAATGTGCTAATGTGCTAATGTGCTAATGTGCTAATGTGCTAATGTGCTAATGTGCTAATGTGCTAATGTGCTAATGTGCTAATGTGCTAATGTGCTAATGTGCTAATGTGCTAATGTGCTAATGTGCTAATGTGCTAATGTGCTAATGTGCTAATGTGCTAATGTGCTAATGTGCTAATGTGCTAATGTGCTAATGTGCTAATGTGCTAATGTGCTAATGTGCTAATGTGCTAATGTGCTAATGTGCTAATGTGCTAATGTGCTAATGTGCTAATTTCGTGTATTAGCTCGTTAGCTAATTAGCACATTAGCACATTAGCACATTAGCACATTAGCACATTAACATGACCGCCCTCCTCTCCGTCTCCGACAAAACCGGCATACTTGAACTGGCTCGTGAACTTCATGGTTTAGGGGTTCGAATCATTTCTACAGGAGGCACGGCGAAGGCCATTGCCGATGCCGGCATTCCGGTGACAAAGGTTGCAGATATCACGGGATTCCCGGAGATCATGGATGGCAGAGTGAAGACGTTGCATCCGAAGATCCATGGCGGACTCCTTGCTGTGATGGATAATGAGGAACATCTGCGCCAAATGCATGAGCACGGCATTGAGAAGATCGACCTTGTGTTTGTGAATCTCTATCCGTTCGAGCAGACCGTTGCTCGAGAGGGGGCTTCGTACGACGAGATCATTGAGAACATCGACATCGGCGGTCCGGCCATGGTGCGCGCTTCTGCGAAGAATCATCGATTCACAACGATCGTTGTCAACCCGGCACACTACAACACAGTGATCGATCATCTGCGATCGAACAATGAAGTGCCCCTTTCATTCCGACAACAACTGGCAATGGAAGCGTACTCCCACACAGCTCATTACGACGCCTGTATTTCAGAGTACTTTGCCAAACACTTGCACTCTGGCTTTTTGTCGGAGACCGCAGTGCCATTACGTGCCGATCAGCACCTACGGTATGGAGAGAATCCGCATCAGACCGCAATGCTGTACGGATCGTTCACAACGATCTTCCGTCAGCTCCACGGCAAAGAACTTTCCTACAACAACATTCTCGATATCGATGCCGCATCAAAGCTGTGCCTTGAATTCGATGAGCCCACGGTTGTGATCGTCAAGCACAACAATCCATGTGGTGTTGGTTCCGGCAACGACCTGGTAGATGCCTATCGCAAGGCCTTTGCAACAGATACAGTGAGCCCGTTTGGAGGGATCATCGCCGTGAATCGCACGGTGGATCTCGCCTATGCCAACGAGGTACACTCTCTCTTTGCCGAGGTGATCATCGCACCTTCCTTCGATGAAGATGCGCTTGCAGTACTTACCAAGAAGAAGGATCGCCGCCTGATGGTGGTGGACACAGCAAAGCTTCGATCATCACTTGCGATGGATCTTCGGTCTGTTGCAGGGGGCTATCTGGCACAACACACGGATTCGATCCTCTTCAATGAGGCAGACCTTCGTGTTGTTACAGCACAGACACCAACGGACGAACAACGTCAAGCAATGCTCTACGCATGGAAGATCGCAAAACACGTTAAGAGCAATGCCATAGTGTATGCATCGCATGACCGCTCACTGGCCATTGGTGCCGGACAGATGTCGCGCATCGATTCCGCACGCATCGCTGTTCGCAAGGCGCAGGATGCCAGCATCGACCTGACGGGTTGCGCTGTTGCCTCTGACGCATTCTTCCCGTTCGCCGACGGATTGCTGCAGGCGGCAGAAGCCGGCGCATCATGCGTGATCCAGCCCGGCGGTTCGGTTCGCGATGAAGAAGTGATCGCAGCCGCCAACGAGAAGGGGCTTTCTATGATGTTCACCGGGACACGTCACTTCCGACATTAATACGTTAGCACACGCATGCGTTATCGCGTGCGTGAGGCTTCGTGCAGAACGTCGAGGTTGGACTGCACCTTGGCAAACACCGTGTTGGCCGGGAACTTGCCATCCTTGCCGATCTTTCCTGCAGGGAGTTCCATCATAAGCTCAACGGCTTCTTCGAGTCGAGAGACTGGATAGATGGAGAACTTGCCATTCTTTACAGCATCGATCAGCTCGTCCGACAGCATAAGGTCATCCACGTTCTGGATCGGCATCACGATACCTTGTTTGCCGGTAAGCCCCCTATCCTTACAAACCTCAAAGAAGCCGGTGATCTTTTCATTCAATCCGCCCACCGCCTGAATGTCACCCTTTTGATTGATCGATCCGGTGATAGCTCTGTCCTGTCGGACAGGAACGTTGGAGATGGCACTTAGAAGGGCAATGATCTCAGCAGCCGATGCACTGTCTCCGTCCACACCTCCGTACGATTGCTCAAAAGCAATACTGGCCGAGAAGGAGATCGACTGTGCACGCGAGAATAATGATCGAAGCAGACCGGAAAGAATGAGAACACCCTTTGAGTGGATGGGTCCGCTCATTTGAACTTCGCGCTCAATGTTGATGATGCCGGCATTGCCAGCGCTTACTGTGGCTGTGATACGCGCCGGCTTCCCGAAGGACACAATACCGCTGCTATACACGGTGAGACCATTGATCTGACCTACGCGCGAACCCTTTACGTCGATGAGGAGGGTTCCCTTTGCGATGGTCTCGCGGATGGCTTCGTCTGCACGATTACTCCTGCGATGACGCATCGAGATAGCATGTTTGACGTGTTCTGCGCGAATGATCCGCGCTTTCTTCTGCTGTGCAAAGTGCGAGGCCTCGCGCAGAAGATCAGCCGCATAGCTGAATTGAAGAGTGATCTTCTTCTTGGACTCGGTGAATGCAACGGCCCATTCGATGATGGCAGCGGCAGCACCGCGATCACAGTGCAGGAGTTTCTCTTCCGTTGAGATCTGTGAGATGAAGGAGCAGTAGTGCCTGATCATCTCCGTGGATCGTTTCGTCTCCGCATCAAACTCAGCATGGACCTTGAACATCTTGTGGAAGTCTTCATCTGCAGCCCACATTGCCAGGTATACAGCAGGGTCTCCAAGAAGAATGATCTTCACATCAATGTTGATGTAGTCCGGCTTGAGGTTGTTGAGCTGGAATTGCGAGTCGAGCGATTGGATGTCGAGTCGACCATACAGCATCACCTTCTTCAGAGACATCCATATGTTGGGGTCAACCAAGACGTCCATGGCATTGAGCACGATGTAACCGCCATCGGCTCTGAGTAGGGCTCCGGCGCGGATATGCGTGAAGTCGCTCACAGCGAACCCACGCGCATCAACGCGACGTTCAATAGTGCCAAAGAGCGACGTATACGTTGGAACGGTTTCAACGATGATCGGGGCGACCTTGGCATCGTAGTTGTCTACGATGAGGTTCACAGATGTCATTCGCTCAAGTTGTCGGGCCAGCTCTTCTGTTGCTTCATCAACAACACCGGCCTGTTTTGCTTGGTATACACGAACGTAATCTTCAAGTCGCTCAAGAATGTGCGTTGTGATACCGTTGAGGAACTCCGTTACGCGATCACGAGGGAAACTGCCACGGATATCTTCGAAGATCGATTTCAACAGTACACCAACAGCAGCTTGATCGTGCTTCGATAGCTCCTTGCGGAAGTCAACCATCACGCGCATCGATCGTCGTCCGATCTCTGTGAGCTCATCGCGATGGGTGGCATAAGCATCATTGAGAGCCTGAGCCTTCTCCACCGCCATCTTCCCCTCTTGCACAAGAGTATCCAGCTCTTCAATAGCCACCGGTTTCCCGTCGATCAGCGGAAAGATCTCTGTTCGCGAGGTTCCGTCTTCTTCCTGCAATTGACCAACAACAAATCCTGTTGGCCGGATCTTGGTATCGAATTCCGCCAACAGTTTCTTCTCTCGAGCTTGATATCGTTGGATGATCTCCTTCCGCTCAGATTGGAACTGCTCTTCTTCAAACAATTGCGGGATCCGACGTCGGACCACTGTGAGTGCCTCGTCGATCATGCGTGTGAAGACGCGTCCTTCACCGGCTGAGAATCGAAGCAGGACAGGAGCTTCAGGCTGACGGAAGTTGTTGACGTAGGCAAAGTCATGCAGCGTTACCTTCTGATGCTTGAGGTCATCCAGGATCTGCCGTACGGTTGTCATTCGCCCCGTACCTACAACGCCCGATGCCCAGATGTTATAGCCCTGACTTCTCAGGCGAGCGCCCAACTCTAGTGCTTCAATGGCACGTTCTTGTCCTACGATCCTACCAAGGGGCTTGAGTTCCTTTGTCGACGTCTTAAATGGCAAGGACGACGGAGCACACTTCCAACGAAGGTCGGAAGGTAGTAGTTGTTTAGGCGTTTGACGTTTCATTGTTCGGCGTTCTCTTGGTCAATAGGTTGTTCGATCACGCCCCAATGTTCACGTCGGCACAAATCCGGATAGGAGCAGTAGGTACACGCCTCCTTCGAGGGACGCACGGGATATGCACCGCTACGAAGATCGATGAAAGCCGGGGATATCCGTTG contains:
- the rpsA gene encoding 30S ribosomal protein S1, translating into MNDAAFLQLFDTKVSTLKADDLVHGTVVSVTKDEILVDIGFKSLGVVPRAEFVGAELLAPGETVDVFVEKIEDGEGRLMLSRRRADFMKTWEEILKLAETQTVTPVRILRRIKGGMVVDLLGIEAFLPGSQIDVRPVRDFDAWVGRTIDVRVVKVNHPSENVVVSHKVLLEEQLTEQRGKILELLEKGLVLEGTVKAISDFGVFVDLGGVDGLVHITDLSWGRVAHPSEIVQLDQQVKVVVLDFDENRKRISLGMKQLTSHPWDQIGEKYEPGTKVRGKVVSLTDYGAFIEIEKGVEGLIHISEMSWTQHVKHPSQVVSLGQMVDAVVLNIDKGDRKLALGMKQLEPDPWNDLMAKYPIGSVHKGEVRNLTNFGVFIELEPGVDGLVHISDLSWTKKIRHPGEFVKKGDSIQVVVLAVDNEHRRISLGHKQISENPWDVFEGEFGVGTETEGKIVRLIDKGVIVEMPQGVDGFVPVSQLSFAPVRVIADFFNVGDNLPLKVVEFDKEQKKIVLSVVEYLRARGDEEVAKYNANHPVPNADKYNADGSANANTTIEDLEDSEPIAE
- the purH gene encoding bifunctional phosphoribosylaminoimidazolecarboxamide formyltransferase/IMP cyclohydrolase; its protein translation is MTALLSVSDKTGILELARELHGLGVRIISTGGTAKAIADAGIPVTKVADITGFPEIMDGRVKTLHPKIHGGLLAVMDNEEHLRQMHEHGIEKIDLVFVNLYPFEQTVAREGASYDEIIENIDIGGPAMVRASAKNHRFTTIVVNPAHYNTVIDHLRSNNEVPLSFRQQLAMEAYSHTAHYDACISEYFAKHLHSGFLSETAVPLRADQHLRYGENPHQTAMLYGSFTTIFRQLHGKELSYNNILDIDAASKLCLEFDEPTVVIVKHNNPCGVGSGNDLVDAYRKAFATDTVSPFGGIIAVNRTVDLAYANEVHSLFAEVIIAPSFDEDALAVLTKKKDRRLMVVDTAKLRSSLAMDLRSVAGGYLAQHTDSILFNEADLRVVTAQTPTDEQRQAMLYAWKIAKHVKSNAIVYASHDRSLAIGAGQMSRIDSARIAVRKAQDASIDLTGCAVASDAFFPFADGLLQAAEAGASCVIQPGGSVRDEEVIAAANEKGLSMMFTGTRHFRH
- a CDS encoding bifunctional folylpolyglutamate synthase/dihydrofolate synthase is translated as MDLKPILDELFAMTFHAGIRPGLERITELCSHLDEPHLRYPVIHVAGTNGKGSTCSMLASILTHAGYKVGLYTSPHIRQFNERIRINGTMISDEDVARLARPLMDQAKSFGGTFFEVTTAMAFQYFAERRVEVAIIETGLGGRFDATNIVQPFLSIITQIDIDHTEYLGTTLPQIAGEKAGIIKQGAPVVIGHRSGIVVNGRPVPDIRDVFVRKAESANTPISFAEDTIYVEMDAIHPDLTMTVSVTNDADRKYYTTDLCGQHQTSNIATVIAALPAISELYFVEEPHIREGLLRVKSTSGLYGRCDLINVDPFTVIDVSHNPGGIAALRDTLIASGKTPNSMQVVFGAMSDKDVAGMIDAIAPLAHTLHLCSPALPRALAVEELLNLALSRGIMNAVAHSSVAHAYKAAIAHGPTVVCGSFHVIDEVMLMC
- a CDS encoding homogentisate 1,2-dioxygenase, which produces MGYMSGFGNDVATEAVKGALPEGQNSPQKPPLGLYVEQINGTAFTAPRSANKRSWMYRIRPSVVHRPYERIDNGLIRSTPFNEVETTPNQLRWSPLPLPTAPTTWLQGIATMAGGGDLTTHSGSAIHVYAANTSMTDTFFYNADGELLIVPQLGSLRILTEMGIVDVEPQEICVIPRGVKFRVEVNGPVRGYMIENYGAPFRLPDLGPIGANGLAYPRDFLIPEAWYEERTGEFEVITKFQGNLWKGIYDHSPLNVVAWHGNYAPYKYDLRKFQCINTVTFDHPDPSIYTVLTSPSDTPGTANIDFAIFPPRWMVAENTFRPPWFHRNFMNEFMGLIHGVYDAKEGGGFVPGGSSLHNCMSGHGPDADTYKRMTEVELKPVKLEETMAFMFETRFVSRPTAFAMTTGELQNDYWECWQGLVPEFRKP
- a CDS encoding AAA family ATPase, which codes for MKRQTPKQLLPSDLRWKCAPSSLPFKTSTKELKPLGRIVGQERAIEALELGARLRSQGYNIWASGVVGTGRMTTVRQILDDLKHQKVTLHDFAYVNNFRQPEAPVLLRFSAGEGRVFTRMIDEALTVVRRRIPQLFEEEQFQSERKEIIQRYQAREKKLLAEFDTKIRPTGFVVGQLQEEDGTSRTEIFPLIDGKPVAIEELDTLVQEGKMAVEKAQALNDAYATHRDELTEIGRRSMRVMVDFRKELSKHDQAAVGVLLKSIFEDIRGSFPRDRVTEFLNGITTHILERLEDYVRVYQAKQAGVVDEATEELARQLERMTSVNLIVDNYDAKVAPIIVETVPTYTSLFGTIERRVDARGFAVSDFTHIRAGALLRADGGYIVLNAMDVLVDPNIWMSLKKVMLYGRLDIQSLDSQFQLNNLKPDYINIDVKIILLGDPAVYLAMWAADEDFHKMFKVHAEFDAETKRSTEMIRHYCSFISQISTEEKLLHCDRGAAAAIIEWAVAFTESKKKITLQFSYAADLLREASHFAQQKKARIIRAEHVKHAISMRHRRSNRADEAIRETIAKGTLLIDVKGSRVGQINGLTVYSSGIVSFGKPARITATVSAGNAGIINIEREVQMSGPIHSKGVLILSGLLRSLFSRAQSISFSASIAFEQSYGGVDGDSASAAEIIALLSAISNVPVRQDRAITGSINQKGDIQAVGGLNEKITGFFEVCKDRGLTGKQGIVMPIQNVDDLMLSDELIDAVKNGKFSIYPVSRLEEAVELMMELPAGKIGKDGKFPANTVFAKVQSNLDVLHEASRTR